A segment of the Longimicrobiaceae bacterium genome:
TCGAGCGGCGCACGCGCCCGGAGTTCGCGGCCCTGACCGCCGAGCTGCTGGAGCGCTACGCGGGCTGGCGCCCCGCCGGCCCGGGAGATCCCGGCGCGGCGCTGGTGCAGGTGTTCGCGCACATGGCCGAGGGCGTGGCCGACCGCGTGAACCGCGCGGCCGACAAGAACTTCCTGGCCTTCCTGGACCTGCTGGGCCTCGAGCTGCTCCCCGCGCAGCCCGCGCGCGTGCCGCTCGCCTTCGCGCTCGCGGGCGGCGCGACCGCCGACGCGCTCGTGCCGGCCGGCACCCCGGTCGCCGCGCCCCCGGCGGAGGGCGAGACGGAGCCCGTGGTGTTCGAGACGGAGCGCGACCTGACGGTCACCGCCACCCGCCTCGCCCACGTCGTCTCCCGCGACCCGGCCGACGACTCCTACGCCGACCGCACGGCCGACGCGCTGGCGGCCCGCGGCTTCCCCGCCTTCGCGGGGACCTCGCCCGCGGGGCACGACCTCTACCTGGCGTTCGGCGACGTGCTGGCGGTCTCCGGGCCCTCGACGGTCACGCTCGCGCTGGGGCCCGGGGAAGCGCCGTGGCCGCGGCTGGCGAGTTGGTCGTACCTCGCGGGCGGTGCGTGGCATCCCGTGGCCGCCACGTGGGACGAGGCCACCTGGCAGGTCCGGCTGGGCCTCCTCCCCGCCGTCCCCGTGGAAGCCGTGCACAAGCGCACCGGCCGCTGGCTGCGCGCCCGCCTCACCGTGCCGATGGCGCGGCGGGGCGACGAGCCGGCCGCCGCCTTCACGGGCACGGAGCCCATCGACCTCGCCCAGGCCGTCCATCCCTTCGGCATCGGCCTTCCGCACCGGCCGTTCCTGCTCGCGGCGCAGGCGTTCGGCGTCCCCCTCGCCACCGTCCGCATCGCGGTCGACGTCGATCCGGCGGTGGAAGCCGCGCCGTCGTCGGACCTGGAGCTGCTTTGGGAGTGCCGCGTGGCGGGGGACGATGCGTGGAAGCGCCTGGGCATCTCCACCACGCTCACGGGCAACCTGAACCCCGACGCCGCGCCCGGCTTCTCCGACGGGACGATGGCCTTCACGCGGAGCGGCGTGGCCGCCTTCACGGCGCCGGCCGAGTGGGCGTCCGCCGACTGGGCGGGGACGATGGGCGCCTGGCTGCGCGTCACCGTGGCCCGCGGCAGCTACTCCACCGGCGGGCTGCCGAAGCCCCCCGCCCTCTCCAGCGTCAAGATCGGCTACGCGGCGGTCGCGCCCACGCTCGGCTCCGCCGCCGCGGCGGCCTCGGCCTCCGCGGCCGGGCTCGCTCCCGCCGCAGGCTTCGCCAACGCGACGCCGCTGGACCTCACGAAGGATTTCTTCCCCTTCGGCGAGCGCCCGCGCTTCGGCGACGTGGTGTACCTGGCCCTGCCGGAGGTGGACGACAAGCCGGGCGCGGCCCTCTCCCTGGGGGTCGAGCTCTCCAACCCCGCCAACGCCTCCGCCGTCCCGGCGCCCGCCAAGCCGTCGAACGACCTGACGCTGCGGTGGGAGTTCTGGAACGGCGTGGCGCAGCGGTGGGACACGCTGGGCGACTCGACGCACGCGGGGACGGTCGCCGGCGGGCGGGCGGGGTTCGCCGACGCCACGAACGCGCTCACCGCCTCGGCCGCGGTGACCTTCACCCGCCCGCCCGAGATGGGGCCCACCACGGTCAGCGGCGTCGCCGGTATGTGGGTCCGCGCCCGCATCGTCGCGGGCAACTACGGCGTGGAGGCGCGCTACCAGGCGGCCACCGGAACCGCGGGCTACACGCTGGTGCCCGCCACGTATGCCCCGCCGTCCATCCGCTCCGCCGCCCTCTCGTACACGTACCAGGCGACCGAGCCCGCTCCGCGCCTGGCCCTGGCGGAGAACGGCATGGCGGTGACGGAGGCCGCCGCTCCCGCCGCGGGCCAGCCCCTCGCAGCCCTCATCGCCTTTGAAGCGGCAGGCGGCGACCCGGCGCTGTACCTGGGCTTCGAGCGGACGGGGGCGGACACGGGCTTCGCGAACACGGCCAACACGCTCTACGTGGGCGTCGGCGAGCGCGAGCACGACCCCGCCGCGCCCGCGGGCGACCCGGCGGTGATCGTGTGGGAGTACTGGAACGGGTCCGAGTGGGGCGAGCTGGCGGTGGACGACGGCACCGACGGCCTGTCGCGCCGCGGGCTGGTCACCTTCGTGGGCCCGGCGGACTTCCGCCTCTCCACCGAGCTGGGGCGCGCCGCGTTCTGGCTGCGCGCGCGGCTCGCCTCGGGCGACGCGGGCCGGCTGCCGCGGGTGGAGCGCGTGCTCCTCAACACCACCTGGGCCTCGCAGACGTCGGTCCTCGCGGGCGAGGTCCTGGGGTCCGCCGGGGGCGACCGCGGGCAGGCCTTCCGCACCGCCCGCGCGCCCGT
Coding sequences within it:
- a CDS encoding putative baseplate assembly protein; this encodes MSPLSAPPIERRTRPEFAALTAELLERYAGWRPAGPGDPGAALVQVFAHMAEGVADRVNRAADKNFLAFLDLLGLELLPAQPARVPLAFALAGGATADALVPAGTPVAAPPAEGETEPVVFETERDLTVTATRLAHVVSRDPADDSYADRTADALAARGFPAFAGTSPAGHDLYLAFGDVLAVSGPSTVTLALGPGEAPWPRLASWSYLAGGAWHPVAATWDEATWQVRLGLLPAVPVEAVHKRTGRWLRARLTVPMARRGDEPAAAFTGTEPIDLAQAVHPFGIGLPHRPFLLAAQAFGVPLATVRIAVDVDPAVEAAPSSDLELLWECRVAGDDAWKRLGISTTLTGNLNPDAAPGFSDGTMAFTRSGVAAFTAPAEWASADWAGTMGAWLRVTVARGSYSTGGLPKPPALSSVKIGYAAVAPTLGSAAAAASASAAGLAPAAGFANATPLDLTKDFFPFGERPRFGDVVYLALPEVDDKPGAALSLGVELSNPANASAVPAPAKPSNDLTLRWEFWNGVAQRWDTLGDSTHAGTVAGGRAGFADATNALTASAAVTFTRPPEMGPTTVSGVAGMWVRARIVAGNYGVEARYQAATGTAGYTLVPATYAPPSIRSAALSYTYQATEPAPRLALAENGMAVTEAAAPAAGQPLAALIAFEAAGGDPALYLGFERTGADTGFANTANTLYVGVGEREHDPAAPAGDPAVIVWEYWNGSEWGELAVDDGTDGLSRRGLVTFVGPADFRLSTELGRAAFWLRARLASGDAGRLPRVERVLLNTTWASQTSVLAGEVLGSAGGDRGQAFRTARAPVLPGQVLEVMEPGIPSAAERRRILDEEDAEEMREVPGEPGAAGEVWVRWRQVPDFYGSGPRSRHYTLDRASGEVRFGDGRRGLVPPRGRANVRMSLYRTGGGPQGNRDAGTVTQLRTTIPYVASVTNPEPSAGGSAAETLAAVKLRGPRLLRHRGRAVTPADYEDLAMEASPEVAAAHAVPTGDDGGRVAVVVVPRSAAARPVPGADLLERVAAYLAERCPPTVDLEVAGPEWLELSVTADVAPVSADAARTAGAAVSAALAAYLHPLTGGADGLGWPPGQRPHRSELYALVERVGGVDHLRRLSVAESGAAASPRFLVYSGAHRVTVSAAAGG